The following are encoded in a window of Vidua chalybeata isolate OUT-0048 chromosome 23, bVidCha1 merged haplotype, whole genome shotgun sequence genomic DNA:
- the SNX19 gene encoding sorting nexin-19 isoform X2, whose protein sequence is MPAQGPAGSRRPLLALLVALGWLLALQLLLDLRALGLLCGALAVLGGWLGPPALGPRGRRLRLERFVSSLRAPAGSAADEGRLQEEIASTVRKVVRDFVASWYRTVSREPAFEAEVERAMLGLAAELRRRMRRVDRRALARRLLLLCGQHLQSFLRARDALKAEPKGGRTLWREYSRLAGPHPALLSPAAEVGCARAAVDALLRALVPRPHLETRTGRFVVVELVACNVLLPAIRKMSDPDWINLLLIGAFSKKPRGGKPHPAPPAPDSLPFPAQTDAAPAGLPLSPRAAEGLRREAGAAGEEGEEVSRSCHAEESFLRPQALGSLFPCEGLELESPAPDAGQDVELLAPSPAGELLDELPQDPSVPEGAPASEDGTGDLDHGPGPSSDAGLLPSSALSSCPDIQIEPAVEKEEESPAVPRRFSSQRPSSLGRDLGAAEGPAQFPPEPGQSLPLLSSSPTASMSTFSFEPLSSPDGPVVIQNLRITGTITAREHSGTGFHPYTLYTVKYETALEGEATGSLQQVAYHTVNRRYREFLNLQTRLEEKPELRKFLKNIKGPKKLFPDLPFGNMDSDKVEARKSLLESFLKQLCAVPEIANSEEVQEFLALNTDARIAFVKKPFVVSRIDKIVVNAIVDTLKTAFPRSEPQSPTEDLSESEVDGKSQTDGKKSKSRLRFSSSKITPVLSVSEAHDRIVYSIREANAVSGTLSLAAMESFIQKQEKLLEAAPSKAPEGEGGREAKEISVQEEMDGLSTVERGAHPDTDSDSETALADLALDVLRLVLVDHWSWLCTENIQKVFNLLFGTLVQSRVEQQELQPVVCQ, encoded by the exons ATGCCGGCCCAGGGCCCCGCGGGCTCCCGGCGGCcgctgctggccctgctggtggccctgggctggctgctggccctgcagctgctgctggacctGCGggcgctggggctgctgtgcGGGGCGCTGGCCGTGCTCGGGGGCTGGCTGGGCCCCCCGGCCCTGggcccccgcggccgccggcTGCGGCTGGAGCGGTTCGTCAGCTCCCTGCGGGCCCCGGCCGGCAGCGCCGCGGACGAGGGCCGGCTGCAGGAGGAGATCGCCAGCACCGTCCGAAAGGTGGTGCGGGATTTCGTGGCCTCCTGGTACCGCACGGTGAGCAGAGAGCCGGCCTTCGAGGCCGAGGTGGAGAGGGCCATGCTGGGGCTGGCCGCGGAGCTGCGGCGGCGGATGAGGCGGGTGGACCGGCGGGCGCTGGCCCGCcgcctgctcctgctctgcgGGCAGCACCTCCAGAGCTTCCTGCGGGCACGGGACGCCCTGAAGGCTGAGCCCAAGGGCGGCCGGACGCTGTGGAGGGAGTACAGCCGGCTGGCAGGGCCGCACCCCGCTCTCCTGAGCCCCGCGGCCGAGGTGGGCTGCGCCCGCGCCGCCGTGGACGCGCTGCTGCGGGCGCTGGTGCCGCGGCCGCACCTGGAGACGCGGACAGGACGCTTTGTGGTGGTGGAGCTGGTGGCCTGCAACGTGCTGCTGCCGGCCATCAGGAAGATGTCTGATCCCGACTGGATCAACCTGCTGCTCATCGGGGCGTTTTCCAAGAAGCCCCGGGGTGGGAAGCcccaccctgcacccccagcGCCGGATTCCTTGCCTTTCCCGGCGCAGACGGACGCAGCTCCCGCCGGGCTACCCCTGTCCCCGAGGGCTGCCGAGGGGCTCAGGAGAGAGGCCggggctgctggagaggagggagaggaggtgagCAGGTCATGCCATGCAGAGGAATCCTTCCTGCGCCCCCAAGCCCTGGGATCCCTCTTCCCCTGTGAGGGTTTGGAGCTGGAATCCCCCGCGCCTGACGCGGGAcaggacgtggagctgctggctccttCCCCGGCTGGAGAGCTCCTTGATGAGCTCCCCCAGGACCcttctgtgccagagggagcACCTGCCTCGGAGGATGGCACAGGGGACCTGGACCATGGCCCTGGCCCCAGCTCGGATGCTGGCCTGcttccctcctctgctttgAGCTCCTGCCCTGACATCCAGATCGAGCCAGCGGttgagaaggaggaggaaagcccagctgtgcccaggaggTTCTCCTCACAAAGACCCTCCAGCCTGGGGAGAGATCTGGGGGCAGCAGAGGGCCCAGCACAGTTTcccccagagcctgggcagagcctgcCCCTGCTCTCATCCTCCCCAACAGCGTCCATGAGCACCTTCAGCTTCGAGCCCCTGAGCAGCCCCGACGGGCCGGTCGTCATCCAGAACCTGCGGATCACCGGGACCATCACTGCCCGGGAGCACAGCGGCACCGGCTTCCACCCCTACACCCTGTACACCGTCAAG TATGAGACAGCCCTGGAGGGCGAGGCCACGGgcagcctgcagcaggtggCTTATCACACCGTGAACCGCCGCTACCGCGAGTTCCTCAACCTCCAGACCCGGCTGGAGGAGAAGCCGGAGCTCCGCAAGTTCCTGAAAA aCATCAAAGGACCAAAGAAACTGTTCCCTGATCTGCCATTTGGAAACATGGACAGCGATAAAGTGGAAGCCAGGAAAAGTCTGCTGGAATCTTTCCTGAAG CAATTGTGTGCAGTGCCTGAGATTGCAAACAGCGAGGAGGTGCAGGAATTCCTGGCCCTCAACACCGATGCCAGGATCGCCTTTGTCAAGAAGCCCTTTGTTGTCTCCAGGATAGACAAG ATTGTTGTCAATGCCATCGTGGACACCTTGAAGACAGCGTTCCCCAGGtcagagccccagagccccacGGAGGATCTGAGTGAGTCAGAAGTGGATGGGAAGTCCCAGACAGACGGGAAGAAAAGCAA GTCCAGGCTGAGGTTCTCATCCAGTAAAATCACTCCAGTGCTGAGTGTGAGTGAAGCTCATGACAGGATCGTGTACTCCATCAGGGAGGCCAATGCT GTCTCTGGCACCCTGTCGCTGGCTGCTATGGAATCCTTCATCCagaagcaggagaagctgctggaagcagccCCCAGCAAAGCTCCTGAAGGCGAGGGAGGCAGAGAAGCCAAGGAAATCTCTGTGCAGGAAGAAATGGATGGGCTGAGCACAGTGGAGCGAGGAGCACATCCAGACACTGACTCTG ACTCCGAGACAGCTTTGGCTGACCTGGCCCTGGACGTGCTTCGTCTGGTGCTGGTGGATCACTGGAGCTGGCTGTGCACGGAGAACATCCAGAAGGTCTTCAACCTGCTCTTTGGGACCCTTGTTCAAAG CCgtgtggagcagcaggaactgcagcctgtggtaTGTCAGTAA